Part of the Prochlorococcus sp. MIT 0603 genome is shown below.
GTCGTTTTATCAGATCAAGATCTTCCATTATCTGAAGGCTTCTATAGCCACCAATCTTGAAATATAAATCTTTGCTTATTAGTAGACCTTGATCACCATAGGGCTTGTGAAAAAAATTGCTTCGTAATGCGACGCTTTTTTCTAACAAGAACCAACAAAGTCCTTTTCTATTGATCTTGAAATCGAAAAACCAGCCATGCTTTTTGTTTAATGGGTTTCGGATGATCTGGTTTATTGTTGATGGCCAGTCGCTACTAAGCCTACAATCCGCATGTAGAAAAAGAAGCCAATCTCCTGATGCTTTACAAGCACCTTTGTGAAGCTGATCTCCTCTATTGGCTTCTTTTGTCTTTAGGACTTGTGCGCCTCCAATTTCAGCAATAAAAGTACTTAAATCTAAACTGCTTCCGTCAACTATGAATAACTCGAATTGGTAAGGGCATAGGTTTATATCTGCTAGTAAAAGAGGAAGTCTCTCTGCTTCATTAAGAGTTGGGACAATAATACTTAGCTTTTTTTTAGGACTCATGAATGCCATGAAAACAAGTCTGCTTCAACATCAAGATCAGATCTCTTGACGATTGATTTATGTTTGAGACCTTCTAGATCTGCTCGCCTAAGTGTCTCTTTAAAAACAGAACTCGTACCCCAATTTA
Proteins encoded:
- a CDS encoding TIGR04283 family arsenosugar biosynthesis glycosyltransferase; this encodes MSPKKKLSIIVPTLNEAERLPLLLADINLCPYQFELFIVDGSSLDLSTFIAEIGGAQVLKTKEANRGDQLHKGACKASGDWLLFLHADCRLSSDWPSTINQIIRNPLNKKHGWFFDFKINRKGLCWFLLEKSVALRSNFFHKPYGDQGLLISKDLYFKIGGYRSLQIMEDLDLIKRLNKQYKLKRIGMALRTSSRKYHQSNIFLNSLENAILRMLWEKGVDVKTLAKKYYSTK